A window of the Cystobacter fuscus genome harbors these coding sequences:
- a CDS encoding serine/threonine protein kinase: MFGFIPSRHRRVPPGTGQLLFREEGVEYEQIKCVGASPYGELIFLAWRHAARHGSTPVVVKSLGGLQPWKSRRRLEEEARLLSGLVHPGIARVHGYHSRGTQHFTVSEFIEGHSLTKLLGYAALRGRPLSEEFALYVCAQVAGALHAAHSRRGGDFPPWGLVHRNVSPDNIRVDRDGQPKLTHFDLAGCPLPGRETLTGLSDPLGDPDYAAPERLCSRLMRTRPEARMDLFSLGLVLLELLTHQHLYYVAPVDQRVARILLLLRLAVHPMSRDEARSVDQLAIRAELFRPSDVEYAARNVSEPVKAVVHTLLRQDPGERYVTAAEVQAELLRCLKGRSFWYGAWRAAREVRQLEREVARLPHEAQTVGSYSVRGGDSARSTTTR; encoded by the coding sequence ATGTTCGGTTTCATCCCGTCCCGGCACCGGCGCGTCCCGCCCGGCACGGGGCAGCTGCTCTTCCGCGAGGAAGGCGTCGAGTACGAGCAGATCAAGTGCGTGGGGGCGAGCCCCTACGGAGAACTCATCTTCCTGGCCTGGCGGCACGCCGCGCGCCACGGCTCCACCCCGGTGGTGGTGAAGAGCCTGGGCGGCCTGCAGCCCTGGAAGTCGCGCCGGCGCCTGGAGGAGGAAGCGCGGCTCCTGTCGGGGCTCGTGCATCCGGGGATCGCCCGCGTCCACGGCTACCACTCGCGTGGGACCCAGCACTTCACGGTGTCGGAGTTCATCGAGGGCCACTCCCTGACCAAACTGCTCGGCTACGCGGCGCTGCGGGGCAGGCCCCTGAGCGAGGAGTTCGCCCTGTATGTCTGCGCCCAGGTGGCCGGGGCCCTCCACGCCGCGCATTCCAGGCGGGGTGGGGACTTCCCACCCTGGGGCCTGGTTCATCGGAACGTGAGCCCGGACAACATCCGGGTGGACCGCGACGGCCAGCCCAAGCTCACCCACTTCGATCTCGCCGGGTGTCCCCTGCCGGGGCGCGAGACGCTCACGGGGCTGTCGGATCCGCTCGGAGACCCCGACTACGCCGCGCCCGAGCGGCTGTGCTCGCGGCTGATGCGCACGAGGCCGGAGGCGCGGATGGACCTGTTCTCCCTGGGGCTCGTGCTGCTGGAACTGCTCACCCACCAGCACCTCTACTACGTGGCGCCCGTGGACCAGCGCGTGGCGCGGATCCTCCTGCTGCTCCGGCTCGCCGTCCACCCCATGTCGCGAGACGAGGCCCGGTCGGTGGATCAGCTGGCGATCCGGGCCGAGCTCTTCCGTCCCAGTGACGTGGAGTACGCCGCGCGGAACGTCTCGGAGCCGGTGAAGGCGGTTGTCCACACGTTGCTGCGCCAGGATCCCGGGGAGCGCTACGTGACGGCCGCCGAAGTGCAGGCGGAGCTGCTGCGCTGCCTGAAGGGCCGGAGCTTCTGGTACGGCGCCTGGCGGGCCGCGCGGGAGGTCCGGCAACTGGAGCGCGAGGTGGCCCGCCTGCCGCACGAGGCCCAGACCGTGGGCTCCTACAGTGTTCGCGGTGGAGACTCCGC
- a CDS encoding nucleotidyltransferase family protein gives MEAVTVVVLAAGASSRLGRPKQLVEWRGETLVHRAARLAVESGLGPVRVVTGARAEDVSRAVASLPVTCVHNPRAEEGIASSIRQGLTGVDTAVLVLTCDQPLLTAEHLRALAHTWRDTGAPIVASAYEGVVGVPALFSPALLPELLALRGDQGARAVFRGRRVEPVTLEGGGLDVDTEADVERLERGGGPG, from the coding sequence ATGGAAGCGGTGACGGTGGTGGTGCTCGCGGCGGGGGCCTCCTCGCGGCTCGGCCGGCCCAAGCAGCTCGTCGAGTGGCGGGGAGAGACGCTCGTGCACCGGGCGGCGAGGCTCGCGGTGGAGTCGGGGCTGGGCCCGGTGCGGGTGGTGACGGGGGCGCGCGCGGAGGACGTCTCCCGGGCCGTGGCCTCCCTGCCCGTCACCTGCGTCCACAACCCGCGCGCCGAGGAGGGAATCGCCAGCTCCATCCGCCAGGGGCTGACGGGCGTCGACACGGCGGTGCTGGTGCTCACGTGCGACCAGCCGTTGCTCACGGCCGAGCACCTGCGCGCCCTGGCCCACACCTGGCGCGACACGGGGGCGCCCATCGTCGCGTCGGCCTACGAGGGCGTCGTGGGGGTGCCCGCCCTGTTCTCCCCGGCCCTGCTCCCGGAGCTGCTCGCGCTCAGGGGGGACCAGGGAGCGCGCGCCGTGTTCCGGGGACGCCGGGTGGAGCCGGTGACGCTCGAGGGCGGCGGCCTGGACGTGGACACCGAGGCGGACGTGGAGCGGCTCGAGCGGGGAGGCGGACCCGGCTGA
- a CDS encoding XdhC family protein codes for MRELSEVLTAYRAARASGEPLLLATLVRVEGSTYRRPGARMLMTGERQLAGGISGGCLESDVLRKALWRTEQGEAVVIQYDSRADDEFAFTMGLGCNGLVELLLERLDGSRPHVLDFLERSQAERVTAAIATVVVSGTGRERVGARVMRDALGRTDSSVQDEALRALLLEDLAQALASGRSGYQRRETDTCVVEVAIEVVPPPVPLVLFGTGFDVHPVVELAKNIGWHVTVVGTRPSGNLKTRFPRADAWVGARAGMTLDSLNLDARTLAVLMTHNFTEDEELLSRLLPSPVRYIGVLGPRRRLERLLTTLEGQGVRPTAAQLARLYGPVGLDIGAEGADEIALSIVSELQSFVAGREGGALRQRTVPIHPDPEPFVARPLPRAAENIVQATCALES; via the coding sequence ATGCGAGAGTTGAGCGAGGTCCTCACCGCGTACAGGGCGGCCCGGGCGAGTGGAGAGCCGCTGCTGCTCGCCACGCTGGTGCGGGTGGAGGGCTCGACGTACCGGAGGCCCGGCGCGCGGATGTTGATGACGGGCGAGCGTCAGCTCGCGGGCGGCATCAGCGGTGGGTGCCTCGAGTCCGACGTGCTGCGCAAGGCGCTCTGGCGCACCGAGCAGGGCGAGGCGGTCGTCATCCAGTACGACTCGCGCGCGGATGACGAGTTCGCCTTCACCATGGGCCTGGGCTGCAACGGGCTCGTCGAGCTGCTCCTGGAGCGGTTGGATGGCTCCCGGCCCCACGTGCTGGACTTCCTGGAGCGCAGCCAGGCCGAGCGGGTGACGGCGGCGATCGCCACCGTGGTCGTCTCCGGCACGGGGCGCGAGCGGGTGGGGGCGCGGGTGATGCGCGACGCGCTCGGGCGTACGGACTCGAGCGTCCAGGACGAGGCCCTGCGCGCGCTGTTGCTGGAGGACCTGGCGCAGGCGCTCGCGAGCGGCCGCTCGGGCTACCAGCGCCGGGAGACGGACACGTGCGTGGTGGAGGTGGCCATCGAGGTGGTGCCTCCGCCGGTGCCGCTGGTGCTCTTCGGCACGGGCTTCGACGTGCACCCGGTGGTGGAGCTGGCCAAGAACATCGGCTGGCACGTGACGGTGGTGGGCACGCGGCCCTCGGGCAACCTGAAGACGCGCTTTCCCCGGGCGGACGCATGGGTGGGCGCCCGCGCCGGCATGACGCTGGACTCGCTGAACCTGGACGCGCGCACGCTCGCGGTGCTCATGACGCACAACTTCACCGAGGACGAGGAGTTGCTCTCGCGGCTGCTGCCCTCGCCCGTGCGCTACATCGGCGTGCTGGGTCCCCGGCGCCGCCTGGAGCGGCTGCTCACGACGCTGGAGGGGCAGGGCGTGCGGCCGACGGCCGCGCAGCTCGCGCGGTTGTACGGGCCGGTGGGGCTGGACATCGGGGCGGAGGGGGCGGACGAGATCGCCCTGTCGATCGTCTCGGAGCTGCAGTCCTTCGTCGCCGGACGCGAGGGCGGGGCGCTGCGCCAGCGCACGGTGCCCATCCATCCGGACCCGGAGCCCTTCGTCGCGCGGCCCCTGCCACGCGCCGCGGAGAACATCGTCCAGGCCACCTGCGCCCTGGAGTCCTGA